In Phragmites australis chromosome 24, lpPhrAust1.1, whole genome shotgun sequence, the following are encoded in one genomic region:
- the LOC133907265 gene encoding LOW QUALITY PROTEIN: large ribosomal subunit protein uL2cz/uL2cy-like (The sequence of the model RefSeq protein was modified relative to this genomic sequence to represent the inferred CDS: substituted 1 base at 1 genomic stop codon), whose amino-acid sequence MKRVCHEMRKELKRILNNTAKHLYKTPIPSTRKGTVDMQVKSNPXNKLIHGRHHCGKGSNARGIITTRHRGGGHKRLYRKIDFRRNQKDISGRIITIEYDPNRNAYICLIHYGDGEKRYILHPRGAIIGDTIVSGTKVPISMGNALPLKSTSTDMPLGTAIHNIEITCGRGGQLARAAGVVAKLIAKEGKSATLRLPSGEVRLVSQNCLAIVGQVGNVGVNQKSLGRAGSKCWLGKCPVVRGVVMNPVDHPHGGGEGKAPIGREKPTTPWGYPALGRRNSKRKKYSDSFILHRRK is encoded by the exons ATGAAAAGGGTTTGCCATGAGATG AGAAAAGAACTAAAGAGAATACTTAATAATACGGCGAAACATTTATACAAAACACCTATCCCGAGCACACGCAAGGGAACCGTAGACATGCAAGTGAAATCCAATCCATGAAATAAATTGATCCATGGACGGCACCATTGTGGTAAAGGTAGTAATGCTAGAGGAATCATTACCACAAGGCATAGAGGGGGAGGTCATAAGCGTCTATACCGTAAAATCGATTTTCGACGGAATCAAAAAGACATATCTGGTAGAATCATAACCATAGAATATGACCCTAATCGAAATGCATACATTTGTCTCATACACTATGGGGATGGTGAGAAGAGATATATTTTACATCCCAGAGGGGCTATAATTGGAGATACTATTGTTTCTGGTACAAAAGTTCCTATATCAATGGGAAATGCCCTACCTTTGA aatctACTTCAACCGATATGCCCTTAGGCACGGCCATACATAACATAGAAATCACATGTGGAAGGGGTGGGCAATTAGCTAGAGCAGCAGGTGTTGTAGCGAAACTGATTGCAAAAGAGGGTAAATCGGCCACTTTAAGATTACCATCTGGGGAGGTCCGTTTGGTATCCCAAAACTGCTTAGCAATAGTCGGACAAGTGGGTAATGTTGGGGTGAACCAAAAAAGTTTGGGTAGAGCCGGATCTAAGTGTTGGCTAGGTAAATGCCCTGTAGTAAGAGGGGTAGTTATGAACCCTGTGGACCACCCCCATGGGGGCGGTGAAGGGAAAGCCCCCATTGGTAGAGAAAAACCCACAACCCCTTGGGGTTATCCTGCGCTTGGAAGAAGAAATagtaaaaggaaaaaatatagtGATAGTTTTATTCTTCATCGCCGTAAATAA
- the LOC133906977 gene encoding photosystem II protein D1-like: MGHEWELSFRLGMRPWIVVAYSAPVAAATAVFLIYPIGQGSFSDGMPLGISVTFNFMIVFQAEHNILMHPFHMLGVASVFGGSLFSVMHGSLVTSSLIRETTENESANEGYKFGQEEESYNIVATHDYFGQLIFQYASFNNSCSLHFFLAAWPVVGIWFTALGISTMAFNLNGFNFNQSTVDSQGRIINTWADIINRANRGMEVMHERNAHNFPIDLAALKVPSLNG; encoded by the coding sequence ATGGGTCATGAGTGGGAACTTAGTTTCCGTCTGGGTATGCGTCCTTGGATTGTTGTTGCATATTCAGCTCCTGTTGCAGCTGCTACTGCTGTTTTCTTGATTTACCCTATTGGTCAAGGAAGTTTCTCTGATGGTATGCCTTTAGGAATATCTGTTACTTTCAACTTTATGATTGTATTCCAGGCGGAGCACAACATCCTTATGCATCCATTCCACATGTTAGGTGTAGCTAGTGTATTCGGCGGTTCCCTATTCAGTGTTATGCATGGTTCCTTGGTAACCTCTAGTTTGATCAGGGAAACTACTGAAAATGAATCTGCTAATGAGGGTTACAAATTTGGTCAAGAGGAAGAGTCTTATAATATTGTGGCTACTCACGATTATTTTGGTCAATTAATCTTCCAATATGCTAGTTTCAACAACTCTTGTTCTTTACACTTCTTCTTGGCTGCTTGGCCTGTAGTAGGGATCTGGTTCACTGCTTTAGGTATTAGCACTATGGCATTCAACCTAAATGGTTTCAATTTCAACCAATCTACAGTTGATAGCCAAGGTCGCATTATTAATACTTGGGCTGATATCATCAACCGTGCTAATCGTGGTATGGAAGTAATGCACGAACGTAATGCTCACAACTTCCCTATAGACCTAGCTGCTCTTAAAGTTCCATCTCTTAATGGATAA